A segment of the Desulfovibrio sp. Huiquan2017 genome:
CGAGAACTGGGGCACGCTCATCAAGGAGCTGCGCCTGTTGACCCGCGCCGTCTTTGTAATCGGCAAGGACGGCAAGGTCGCCTATGTCCAATATCTCAAGGAAATCACCGAGGAACCCGACTACGAGGCCGCCCTGAAGGTGGTCCGGGAGCTGGTCGGCTAATCCCGTTCCCACGCGAAACGCAGAAAACAACGGCCCGGAAGGCATCCCCTTCCGGGCCGTTTTGTATCCAACCGACGGCAAAGCAGGACATCCCCTCCCTTTCCCCGGCTTGACGCTCCAACTGAAACAGGGGGTTGGCATTGCACCCGGCCCGCTGTGGCAATGTCTGCATGCGCACGCATGTTGCCCAGACGATTCCCGACAGGAAGATGGCCCCCCGACCCGATTCGCCCATACGGACAGGGCTTGCCTTTTGTTTCGCATTTTAATATCAATACATCTTGATATACGAATTTAACTGCGATACCAATGGCCGGGCAATCGGTTCCTTCGCGAGCGATAGCCCGATCCGACAAACAAAGCGCGGCATGACGGACGGACCGGAGGCGGCGCAAAGCCGCTCCGGGACAGAAATCCCGCCACAAGGACAGACCATGAAAATCATCGATCGCATCCGGGACAACGGCCCCTTCCTTTCCCTTGAATTCTTCCCACCCAAGGAACGCGGCCAATGGCCCCGTTTCTTCGACCAGGTGGACCGACTGGCCGGGCTCGACCCGTTATTCGCTTCGGTCACCTACGGGGCGGGAGGCTCGTTCCGGGACAACACGCTGGAAATCGCGGCCGAGGTGCACGGGCGGTTCGGGCTGACGGTCATGTCGCATCTGACCTGCGTGGGCGCGGAAAAGCGGAGCGTGGCCGAGTACATCGACCGATTGCTGACAGCGGGCGTGGGCGATGTCCTGGCCCTGCGCGGAGACATGCCTGGCAACGATCCGACGGGAGCCTGGAAGGATTTCCGGCACGCCTCGGACTTGGTGGATTTCGTGCGCCGGGGATGGCCGGAGATGGGCGTGGCCGCGGCCTGCTACCCAGACGCCCACCCCGAGTCCCCGTCCATCGACGACGACCTGCGTTGGACCTGCCACAAGTTCAACACCGGTGCGGAATTCGGCGTGACCCAATTGTTCTTCGACGTGCGTCGATACCAGGACATGGTGCGGCGGCTCCGCTCCCGGGGCATCGACAATCCCGTGGTGCCGGGCATCCTGCCGGTCCTGGCCATGCAGTCCCTGGATCGCATCCTGTCGCTGTGCGGAGCAAACATTCCGCTCAAGCTCTACCTGGAAATCCGGGAGGCGTTCGACACCGGCGGAGACGAGGCCGTGCGGCGCAAGGGAGTGGAGATCGCCCGACGGCAAATCCACGAACTACTCGCCTTGGGAGCACCCGGCATCCACTTGTATTCACTCAATAATGCCGACGTATGCCTAGACATTCTCCGAGGCGTCCCGGAGCTGTGCGGCTGAGATGAATCGTCCATCACGGCGAATCCGCTCTTGCGCTTCGCCAATCCTTTGGCTAGTCTTACGCCGTTCCAGATGTCCTTCAGGTGGCCATGGGCCATAACAGGGAATCCGGTGCGAAGCCGGAGCGGTCCCGCCGCTGTGATCCCCGTAAGAATGTCCAGCCCAACATGCCACTGCCGCAAGGCGGGAAGGCGGGCCGGGCGGGGAAAGCCAGAAGACCTACCTGAAGCGTTTCCTGCCGAATGCGGTTCGCGGAACCCGCATGCGGACAAGAATGCGTATTACCCGACAACCGTCGTCAGGACTCGCGGTGCTGCCGCGAGATCCGTTCATCGGCGACAATGCAGGCGATTTTGTTGCGGCCGCACCTCGTGCGGCGCGCACCCTTCCGCGTCTCACGCCTGCAAGAGACATTCAATGCCCAGCAAAATCCTCAAGCGTGACGGATGCATCGAGACCTGGTCCACCAAACGGATCGGCAACGCCATTTTCAAGGCCCTCCAGGGCAGCGGCATCAAGGACCCGCTGCTCGCCGACCGGCTGGCCAGAAAAGTGGAAAAAAAGCTCACGGATGTGGACATCCCCGAGCAGGAACAGGTCCAGGACATGGTCCAGGAAGTCCTCATGGATGCCCGCCTGTTCAAAGTGGCCGAGCGGTACATCATCTACCGCGAAAAGCGGCGCGAACTGCGCTCCCAGGACGAAGCGTTCCTGGACATCGCCAAGGTAACCGACAGCTACCTGAACAACGTCGACTGGCGGGTCAACGAAAACTCGAACATGACCCATTCCTACCAGGGGCTGATCCTGCATATGGCGGGCGCGGTCCAGGCCCGGTACATGCTTGAAAAGTACCCCGAGGAAGTCCGTCTGGCCCACACCCACGGCTACTTCCACATCCACGACCTGTCCTTCGGTCTGGCCGGATACTGCTCCGGCTGGTCCCTGCGCGACCTGCTGCTCGAAGGATTCAACCTGCGCGATCGTTGCTCGTCCACCCCGGCCAAGCACTTCGACGCGGCCTGCGGACAGATAGTCAATTTCCTCGGCACCCTCCAAAATGAGTGGGCCGGGGCCCAGGCCTTCAACAACGTGGATACCTATCTGGCCCCGTTCATCCGCAACGACGGCCTGAGCTACCACGACGTCAAGCAGCAGCTCCAGAAGCTGCTGCACAACCTGAACGCCACCTCGCGCTGGGGTGGACAGTCGCCGTTCACCAACTTCACCCTGGACTTCCAACCGCCCGCGCACATCGCCAAGGAACCGATCATCATCGGCGGCGAGTTCAAGGACTCCACCTACGGCGAATACGCCGAGGAAATGGCCATGTTCAACCGCGCCTTCCTGGAAGTCATGCTCGACGGCGACGCGGACGGACGCATCTTCTCCTTCCCCATCCCCACGTATAACGTGACCAAGGACTTCCCCTGGGAATCCGAGGAAGGCAAGCTGCTCCTGAAGATGACCGCCAAGTACGGCGCGCCCTACTTCCAGAACTTCATCAACTCGGATCTGAATCCCGAAGACGTGCGCTCCATGTGCTGCCGGTTGCAGATGGACCTGCGCGAGATCCGCAAGAAGACCGGCGGCCTGTTCGGCGCGGGCGACCTGACCGGCTCCATCGGCGTGGTCACCCTGAACCTGCCCAAGCTGGCCTATCTGGCCCACAATGAAGAAGACTTCATGGACCTGATCACCGAGTACGCCCGCCTGGCCTCGGAGTCCCTGGAATTCAAGCGCAAGGTGGTCCAGCAGAACCTG
Coding sequences within it:
- a CDS encoding methylenetetrahydrofolate reductase — its product is MKIIDRIRDNGPFLSLEFFPPKERGQWPRFFDQVDRLAGLDPLFASVTYGAGGSFRDNTLEIAAEVHGRFGLTVMSHLTCVGAEKRSVAEYIDRLLTAGVGDVLALRGDMPGNDPTGAWKDFRHASDLVDFVRRGWPEMGVAAACYPDAHPESPSIDDDLRWTCHKFNTGAEFGVTQLFFDVRRYQDMVRRLRSRGIDNPVVPGILPVLAMQSLDRILSLCGANIPLKLYLEIREAFDTGGDEAVRRKGVEIARRQIHELLALGAPGIHLYSLNNADVCLDILRGVPELCG
- a CDS encoding ribonucleoside triphosphate reductase, translating into MPSKILKRDGCIETWSTKRIGNAIFKALQGSGIKDPLLADRLARKVEKKLTDVDIPEQEQVQDMVQEVLMDARLFKVAERYIIYREKRRELRSQDEAFLDIAKVTDSYLNNVDWRVNENSNMTHSYQGLILHMAGAVQARYMLEKYPEEVRLAHTHGYFHIHDLSFGLAGYCSGWSLRDLLLEGFNLRDRCSSTPAKHFDAACGQIVNFLGTLQNEWAGAQAFNNVDTYLAPFIRNDGLSYHDVKQQLQKLLHNLNATSRWGGQSPFTNFTLDFQPPAHIAKEPIIIGGEFKDSTYGEYAEEMAMFNRAFLEVMLDGDADGRIFSFPIPTYNVTKDFPWESEEGKLLLKMTAKYGAPYFQNFINSDLNPEDVRSMCCRLQMDLREIRKKTGGLFGAGDLTGSIGVVTLNLPKLAYLAHNEEDFMDLITEYARLASESLEFKRKVVQQNLDAGMFPFSRRYLKNGFKGHFSTIGLIGGHEACMNLLHKGLDTPSGSHLMQRVLKLLRRLVVQFQEETGNLYNLEATPGEGTCYRLAKIDRELYADIYTSGDETPYYTNSTLLPVGISSDVFFALEHQNALQTLYNGGTVFHTFLGEAAPDEESVKNFLIKAMSKTKIPYISVTPTFSICEDHGYLYGEHFHCPTCDKETEVYTRVVGYYRPVGRWNKGKQQEYKDRMEYSEQSFCRPACAPACVPVAEPAGESVSEPAA